Below is a window of Humulus lupulus chromosome 2, drHumLupu1.1, whole genome shotgun sequence DNA.
CTGCCAGATGGCTTGCCTGAAAGCTTCACTTCAGATTGTAAATTACAAGATACTCTATCTAGGGCTGTTGAATCACTACCAGAGTTGTGGAAACTTGCTGGGTCTCCACATGAAGCTATTTTATCGTACCGAAGGGCCCTTCTCTATAAATGGAATCTTGACATAGAAACTACTGCAAAAATTCACAAGGAGTTTGCAGTTTTTCTTTTGTATAGTGGTTGTGATGCAAGCCCTCCAAATCTCCGGTCACAGATGGAAGGCTACTTTGTCCCAAGAAACAATTTAGAAGAGGCCATTCTACTGCTGCTGGTTCTACTAAGAAAATTAATCCTTGGAAGGATTATGTGGGACCCGTCAATCATCGATCACCTGACTTATGCTCTAGCGGTTTCAGGTGAACTAAAGGCACTAGCTTATCAGGTTGAAGAGCTGCTGCCAACAACCATGGAAAGAACAGAAAGATGTCGTATTCTAGCTTTATGTTACTATGGGGAAGGTAAGGACCTGGTTGCTTTCAATCTTCTGAAGAACATATTGAATGATCGTGAAAACAAAGACTGCCTACTTGAATTATTAATGGCTTCCAAGATTTGTGGCGAGAATTCCATTTTCGTCGAGGAAGGGATCAATTATGCTTGCAAAGCACTTTCGATTTTGGAAGGAAAATGTAGCGAGGTTGTAAGCATATCAAATTGCTTACTTGGTGTTCTAGTGTCAGCTAAATCTCGTTCATTTGTTTCTGATACTGACAGGGCTTTGTTGCAATCCAAAGCACTTCAGGCATTGGAAACTGCTGATAGAACAATGAGTGAAAGTAATCCTTATGTTGTATTTCATCTTTGTCTTGAAAATGCGGAGCAAAGAAAGTTAGATTGTGCACTTTATTACGCAAAGCAGCTACTAAAACTTGAGGCAGGGTCTAATATTAAAGGCTATACTCTTTTGGCTCGAATATTATCAGCCCAAAAACGTTTTGGTGATGCTGAAACTGTTATCAATGCTGCTATGGAACAAACTGGGAAATGGGACCTTGGAGAACTCTTAAGAACTAAAGCTAAGCTCCAAATTGAGCAGGGCCAGTTAAAGGATGCTATCGAGACATATACTCATCTTCTTGCACTTCTTCAAGTTCGAGCTAAAAGTGCTAGTGTTGAGAGGAGGATTCTGAAGGTATGGTGCAATAAAACTTAGTTATTTgaaaacatatttgaatttatGCTTGCAGTTCTTCTCATAGTTGCTTCAAGGATCGAAAATGTTCATCTAAACTAATCATGAATGTCATGGTTTAAATACTGAGAAATATTGGTTCCACAAAGCATTTTGCAAGTGAAATGAGAGCTTAGATTGAGGTTTGCGTCTATTATTTATTCTCACAACACACTTGTGTTAATTTCTATTCGTATATGATTCCTTACAGAGTAGAAGAAAACATGATAGAGGCTTGGAAATGGAAACTTGGCATGATTTGGCTAAACTGTACATGAGCTTGTCGCAGTGGCGTGATGCTGAGGTCTGCCTTTCAAAATCTGAGGCTATCAATCCCCATTCTGCATCTAGATGGCACTGCACAGGTAAACTCTATACCCCTTCCCTGTAAACTCAGTGAGTGAGGCAGAAAAGTTCATTTCTTGTTTACCTAAAACTAACTTTGTTAGAGTGTAAGGAAGGTTTTGACTTGCATTTTGTTGTCTTTACAACACCCTCAACTCAACTTTTACAACAATAACAATCGCATGGGATCCAGATCTTTTTGTTATGTAGCCTAAAATTTGATGATTTTGCTAGGCTTACTAAATGAAGCTAGGGGTCTCCATCAAGAAGCACTGAATTCATTCAGGAAAGCATTGGATGTTGATCCCACACATGTACCAAGCTTAATCTCCACTGCCTGTATCCTCAGACAGCTCGGTGGCCATCCATTGCCCGTTGTTAAAAGCTTTCTCATGGATGCCCTTCGAATCGACAGAGCAAACCCTTCTGCCTGGTACAATCTTGGGCTGCTTTATAAAGCTGATCTCGGGGCATCGGCACTAGAAGCTGCTGAATGCTTCGAGGCTGCAGCACTGCTTGAAGAATCTGCACCAATTGAACCCTTTAGATGACCAACTTTACTTCAAATCTTTAAACCTGTACGATAGTGTATTATAAATATGCTTTAGTGTAGActcttttgataatgatgttttTGATTATACAAGAAGGAAGAATATCAAAGCAGGTAAATGAATCATCAAAATGTTTTCAATTGGAAGAAAAAATCTGTTGATAAAAGAATTCCAATTTGTTAACTATTATTACTTGTCAAATCGAGCTCTATAATCTTGTTTGATCTTTGTAGTCCAAGTAATCCCATGACATCTCTGTAATATTAATTAGTAAACCAAAGTACTCCATCCTTAAAGATCAAATCTTGGTACCATTTAATGTTTAATCtgcttcataaaaaaaaattgttatccaTTCGGGTTGTGGTTTTTTACTTCAGCATTTCCTTCCCTTTAGATTTTACTGACTATTGAAGTATATTACTTGCATTGGCTTTGCTTACTTAAAAAAGCAAAGCCATTACTACTTTCATCACAAAAAAGTACCCAAGATTTATTAGTGAGGGAAAAGAAACAAGAGCATGGAAGTAACAAGGGTTTTTCATGGGGCTtcaaaagaaataaaaagcatGACTCTCTTGATCATAATTGCATTGTATGCAATCAATATACACAATGTTCAGGCTGTAATATTACAGATTAAAAAGATTCTACAAAATAGATGGGGAAAAGAAGAAAGCATAAAGTTACTGATTAGAAAAAAAACAATGATCAGGCATGCCTTGCCAACAGAATAAACATGGTAAAACAGTCAAGGCAACATCATAGTTTTCGAAGATCAATCCCAGCTTTCTTGGCAACAGCATCCAGACCATTCTTCTCTATGGTCTTCAATGCTTTGGTTGATAGACGAAGCTTCACAAAACGCTTCCCGGCCTCCCACCAAACCCTTTTGTACTGTAAGTTGACAAACTGCAACTTCTTTGTCTTGTGGTTCGAGAAAGAGACCTTATTTGCTCTGTTTGCCTTTTTCCCAGTGAAGGGACAAATTCTACCTGAAAATATAGCAAATTGTGAGCTAAATGAATCATCCATATTTACAATTGTTTGCGGCAACAGGAACAGCAACTGAAAAATGGAGGGGAAGCAATGAGATTCCAAGTAATGATGTTAGATTATTGACTTTAAGACTCTTTAGAGACTGTAtatgaaaataaagaaaacagAAGTAGCAAAACAAGGACATGGTGAGAGAGTAAGGTAAGAGAATGATGTTCTACACGAAATTTCGGAAAGAGGATAGAGTGTCAAACAAATCAACTCTACTAAATTCAAGCTAGTTTAATAActtcaaaagaaaaggaaaaaccaaACTTAATCCAAGCTAACAGAAACAAAAACATATGAGCTGTTAGGCAGAAAATGGAACTGGGAAAATATATTCCAGTTCAACCAAGTTCAACCAGTAAATCAGAGAAATACATGTACTGTAAGATAAGTTACACACTAGCTCATTTCCCTTGTTTTAAGTAACAACAGGTCTATTGACACTACAAG
It encodes the following:
- the LOC133819637 gene encoding protein NPGR2-like encodes the protein MRTKNFMNKRKFFGIPNRVRKMLKCMRSGEQVNMDEIDHSSDSLATRDYSASGYSSRPGEADPKVDNSNIEEAESSLRESGYLNYEEARALLGRLEYQKGNIEAALHVFEGIDIAAVTPRMKVSISRRCEQNRRRSQSDSVPPMSMHAVSLLLEAVLLKAKSLQGLGRYEEAAQSCKVILDTVESALPDGLPESFTSDCKLQDTLSRAVESLPELWKLAGSPHEAILSYRRALLYKWNLDIETTAKIHKEFAVFLLYSGCDASPPNLRSQMEGYFVPRNNLEEAILLLLVLLRKLILGRIMWDPSIIDHLTYALAVSGELKALAYQVEELLPTTMERTERCRILALCYYGEGKDLVAFNLLKNILNDRENKDCLLELLMASKICGENSIFVEEGINYACKALSILEGKCSEVVSISNCLLGVLVSAKSRSFVSDTDRALLQSKALQALETADRTMSESNPYVVFHLCLENAEQRKLDCALYYAKQLLKLEAGSNIKGYTLLARILSAQKRFGDAETVINAAMEQTGKWDLGELLRTKAKLQIEQGQLKDAIETYTHLLALLQVRAKSASVERRILKSRRKHDRGLEMETWHDLAKLYMSLSQWRDAEVCLSKSEAINPHSASRWHCTGLLNEARGLHQEALNSFRKALDVDPTHVPSLISTACILRQLGGHPLPVVKSFLMDALRIDRANPSAWYNLGLLYKADLGASALEAAECFEAAALLEESAPIEPFR
- the LOC133819638 gene encoding large ribosomal subunit protein bL28c; amino-acid sequence: MAASITLGVFSGNTSTRIGLPKVDSSNRLSLKTNASALSDLGFVTSQLTGLKISNVVSFQPARPIFTKFSPALQPVARRICPFTGKKANRANKVSFSNHKTKKLQFVNLQYKRVWWEAGKRFVKLRLSTKALKTIEKNGLDAVAKKAGIDLRKL